TCGCGAACCGCCGGATGCGCGGCTACGACTTCGTCGCGATGGCCGCCGACGGCCACCGCTGGGGGCTGCCGCACACGAACGCGGCAACGCGCCGCGACGTCGACCGCGTGCTCGACCTCGTCGGCGGCCCGACGCTCGCGCGCCGGCCGCTGTCGGAACTGTCCGGCGGCGAGCGGCAGCGCCTGCTGCTCGCGCAATGCCTGCTCGGCAACCCGAAGCTGCTGCTGCTCGACGAGCCGCTGATCAGCCTCGACCCGAACCACCAGCGCGGCGTCGTCGAACTCGTGCGCAACGTGCAGCGCGAGCTCGGCATCACCGTGCTGTTCTCCGCGCACGAACTGAATCCGCTGCTGAACGCGCTCGACCGCGTGCTGTATCTCGGCAACGGCGTTGCCGCGCTCGGCACCGTCGACGAGGTGATCACGAAGCCGGTGCTGTCTCGGCTCTACGGTTCGCCGATCGACGTGATGCGCGTGAACGGCAAGATCTTCGTGATGTCGGGCGATGTCGAGATCGAGAAGCACGATCACGAACACGAGGACGACGACGGCCACTCGCACGGCGGGGGCGGCGGCCACGGCCATCACCACCACGGACACGCTCATCCCGGGCATTCGCACGATGTTTGAATACGACTTCATGATCAACGCCTTCGCGGCGTCGGGGATCGTCGCGGTGCTCGCGGGCATCGTCGGCTACTTCCTGGTGCTGCGCGGGCAGACCTTCGCCGGCCATGCGCTGTCGCACGTCGGCTTCACCGGCGCGACGGGCGCGGTGCTGCTCGGCATCTCGCCGATCTGGGGGATGGTCGGCTTCACGCTCGCGGCCGGCATCGGGATGGGCGCGCTCGGCGAAAAGCTCGCGGGCCGCGACGTCGCGATCGGCGTGATTCTGTCCGGCGCGCTCGGCTTCGGCCTGCTGTTCCTGCATTTCTACACGTCGTTCGCGACGCAGGTCACCGCGCTGCTGTTCGGCAACGTGCTCGCGGTGAGCCACGACACGCTCGCGGTACTCGCCGGCATCGGCGCGGTGAGCCTCGCCGCGCTCGCGCTGATCGCGCGGCCGCTGCTGTTCGCGTCGCTGCAGCCCGAACTGGCCGAAGCCAAGGGCGTGTCGCTGCGCACGGTGTCGATGCTGTTCCTCGCGGTGTGCGCGCTCGCAGTGGCCGCGGCGACGCAGATCGTCGGCGTGCTGCTGGTGTTCACGCTGCTGGTCGGGCCGGCCGCCGCCGCGCAGAACGTGACGACGCGACTGTCGACCGGCGTGCTGCTCGCCGCGCTGTTCGCATTGTTCGAAGCGTGGCTCGGCATCGTGCTCGCGTATCACACCGACTGGCCGACGAGCTTCTGGATCACCGCGCTGTCGGCGCTCGTGTACGGCGCGAGCCTGTTGCGACGCCACTGAGCGCCACCCGAAGGAAATGAAAAACGCCGGCGTGCCCGAGGGGGCAGCGCCGGCGTTTTTTCATGCGCCCGCGATCGTGCGGTGCGCGGTGTGCCGCCGTGTGCGTTACCTGCTTCCCTTCCCCCTCATCGTGCGAGAACGCGCGCGTGATGCGCGAGGTGATCGGCGATGAACGTCGAGATGAAGTAGTACCCGTGGTCGTAACCCGGATGGCGGCGCAGCGTCAGCGGCTGGCCGGCCTTCGCGCACGCGGCTTCGAACACGTCGGGGTTCAGCTGGTTCGCGAGGAACTGGTCGGCGAGGCCCTGGTCGACGAGGATGCCGTCCGCGAACTTCGGCGCATCGGCACGCGCGACGAGTTCGCTCGCGTCGTGTGCCTTCCATGCTTCACGATCGGCGCCCAGATAACCCGAGAATGCCTTCTCGCCCCACGGGCAGCGCGTCGGCGCGGCGATCGGCGCGAACGCCGACACCGACCGGTACAGGCCCGGATGGCGCAACGCGAGCGTCAGCGCGCCGTGCCCGCCCATCGAGTGCCCGACGATGCCGAGCCGCGTGCCGTCGATCGGCAGTTCGGCCGCGACGAGCGCGCGCAGCTCGCCCGTCACGTACGACTCCATCCGGTAATGCGTCGACCATGGCGCTTCGGTCGCATCGACGTAGAAGCCCGCGCCGACGCCGAAGTCCCACGCGTCGGTCTCGCCCGGCACGCCCGCGCCGCGCGGGCTCGTGTCGGGCATCACGAGCGCGATGCCGTGCTGCGCCGCGTATTGCTGCGCGCCGGCCTTGATCGCGAACGTCTCGTCGGTGCACGTGAGCCCCGCGAGATAGAACAGCGCCGGCACGCGGCCGTGCGCCGCCTGCGGCGGCAGGTACACCGAGAACTTCATCGGCAGGCCGATGGCCGCCGAATCGTGACGGTAGAAACGCTGCTCGCCGCCGTGGCACGCATGCGAGGAAACGAGTTCGAGCATCGCGGTGCGCTCCCGGTCAGTACAGCACGACCGAGCGGATCGACTCGCCGGCCTTCATCAGGTCGAAGCCTTCGTTGATCCGCTCGAGCGGCAGCGTGTGCGTGATCAGGTCGTCGATGTTGATCTTGCCTTCCATGTACCAGTCGACGATCTTCGGCACGTCGGTGCGGCCGCGCGCGCCGCCGAACGCCGAACCCTTCCACTCGCGGCCCGTGACCAGCTGGAACGGGCGCGTGCTGATTTCCTCGCCCGCTGCCGCCACGCCGATGATGAACGACTGGCCCCAGCCCTTGTGCGTGCACTCCAGCGCCTGGCGCATCAGCTTCACGTTGCCGACGCACTCTAACGAGTAGTCGGCGCCGCCGTCGGTGAGCTGCACGATGTGGTCGACCACGTTCTCGACTTCGTTCGGGTTGATGAAGTGCGTCATCCCGAACTTCTTCGCGAGCTCGACGCGCTTCGGGTTGATGTCGACGCCGATGATCTTGTCCGCGCCGACCATCTTCGCGCCCTGGATCACGTTCAGGCCGATGCCGCCGAGGCCGAACACGACGACGTTCGCGCCCGCCTCGACCTTCGCCGAGTACACGACCGCGCCGACGCCCGTCGTCACGCCGCAGCCGATGTAGCAGATCTTGTCGAACGGCGCGTCCTCGCGCACCTTCGCCACCGCGATTTCAGGCACGACGATGTAGTTCGAGAACGTCGACGTACCCATGTAGTGGAACAGCGGCTTGCCGTCGAGCGAGAAGCGCGACGTCGCGTCGGGCATCAGGCCCTTGCCCTGCGTCGCGCGGATCTTCTGGCACAGGTTGGTCTTGCGCGACAGGCAGAACTTGCACTCGCGGCATTCCGGCGTGTAGAGCGGGATCACGTGATCGCCCTTGCGCAGCGTCCCGACGCCGGGGCCGACGTCCACCACGACGCCCGCGCCTTCATGACCGAGGATCGCCGGGAAGATCCCTTCCGGATCGGCGCCCGACAGCGTGTAGTAGTCGGTGTGACAGATGCCCGTCGCCTTCACCTCGATCAGCACTTCGCCGGCGCGCGGCCCTTCGAGATCGACTTCCTCGATCGTCAGCGGCGCGCCCGCCTTCCATGCAATCGCTGCTTTCGTCTTCATCGTGTGACTCCTGTCTGTGTGTGAGGTCGGCCCGGGTCGGCGCGTCAGCGCTCATGTCGGCCGGCGTGGGTGCGCGAGCACCCATGCCGGCCTCATGCTTCGCACCGGGTTCCATGCAAAGCTGTCGAAGCCGTGCCGCGCGGCGTCGCGCACGGCACGGCAAAAGAATCTCGTGCTCGCCATGATGGCCGGTCCGGCCGCGCATCGCGTGCGGGAAACGGTCGCCGGCTTGCCACGATGCGTCATCGCTGGCGCAAAAGAACAAGTGTCCGAGTTTAAACGCCCGTCGTGAACCATGCATCCGTTCGCGCATACAGATCGATGAAGCGTGCGTGGCGCGCGGCCAACGAGCGATCGTCGCGCGGCGCGGCAACCGGCGACGCCGCCGGCGCCAGTGCGTGCAGCGCGTCTTCCCGCCAGTGCCCGATCGCGACGCCCGCGAGCAGCGCGGCGCCGCGCGTCGCGGCGTTCGGGCAGTCGATCGCGTGCAGCGACGCACCCAGCGCGTCGGCGAGCAACTGGCGCCAGCGCGGATCGACCGACCCGCCGCCCGCGAGACGCAGCATCGCGACCGGATCGCCGCGATCGGCGTCGCGGATCGCATCGAGCCCGGCGCGCAACGCGAACGCGACACCTTCGAACGCGGCGCGCATCATCGCGCCGCGCGTGTCGCCGAGCCCGAGGCCGAGCCAGCCGCCGCGCGCGTCAGGGTTCATCCACGGCGAACGCTCGCCCGTCAGGTACGGCAGGAAGCACAGGCGTTCCGACGCCGCGTGGGCGAACGCTTCGTCATACGCATCGGCCCACTGCGCATAGCCGAGCCAGCCGCGCACGGCTTCGAGCGCGAGCCCGACGTTCTGCATCGCGGCCATCGTGTAATAGCCGCCGCCGGCCGCCGCGCGATAGCGATGCAGCCCGCGTCGCGCGGGCGGCAGCGCATCCGCGAGCACGACGATCTGGCCGCCGCTGCCCGTCGTCAGCAGCGCGTCGCCGGCGGCGGCGAGCCCGCTGCCGAGCGCCGCGCATGCGGTGTCGGCTGCGCCCGTCGCCAGCGGCACGCCGGCCGGCAGGCCGAGCGCCGCGGCAGCCTGCGCGCCGAGCGTGCCGCAGCGCGCGGTCGACGGAACGACCGGCGCGAACCGGTCGGCCGGCAAGCCGAGCGCGTCGACCAATGCGAGATCCCATTCACCATCGGGTGTCGCGAGCGCAGTCGCGCACGCATCGCTCGGATCGGCCGCGACGTCGCCGCCCAGCGCGATGCGCAACCAGTCCTTCGGCTGCACGGCCCAGCGCGCGGCATGCAGCGCTTCGGGTTCGTGCGTGGCCAGCCAGCGCAACAGCGGGCCGGCCATGCCCGGCGCGACGGGATTCGGTGCGGCGGGCGAACCCGCGGCGGGCCAATCGGCCGCGTCCGCTTCGCGCACCGCGCGCGTGTCGGGCCACAGGAGCGCGGGACGCACCGGCTGCCCCGCCACGTCGATCAGCACGACGCCGTGCATCTGCCCCGAGAACCCGATCGCCGCCACCTGCGCACGCTCGTCGGCCGGCAGCCGCGCGGCCGCGCGCACGAGCGCCTGCCACCACGCGTGCGGCGCGATCTCCGCCCAGCCGGGCTGCGGCGACGACAGCGCATAAGGTTCGCTCGCGACCGCCCGCTCGACGCCATCGGCATCGAGCGTGACGAGTTTGACGGAGCCGGTGCCGAGGTCGATTCCGAGCAGGCGCATGACGTGAGGGCGAATTCGAATGAACGGATGTCGATGATAACGGGATCGCGATGCGCGCCCCGTTTTTTGCCGTCGTCGCGGCAGGCCGAACACGCAATCGCCGGCCGGGTTCCACCCGGCTGCGCCTTGCGGGCAAAAGCGGCCGTTCGCGGGTTAACCCGGCGCGATTTTCCCCAGGCACTTTTTGCCACTATGCCGCCCGCCCGATACACACCATAAAGCGGCCTATATTTGACACGGGGGCCAGCGCTATTTTGAAGGGCTATAAAACCGGGGAACCTCACTCCTGCGGCTGTTTCCCCATGATCGACACCCTGTTCCATGCCGAAATGGCATATCGAACCAGCAAAGAACGGAATAGAACCCAGCACTCTTGTTGCATGGATTCATTCCGAATAATTTCGTATCACCCCGAAAACAAGATCATGGAGTGAGACAGATGCAATCGAACACGGTCCATCCGTGCGATGAGGTGCTGCCGACCGGCAAGCTGGTAACGCTTGGCCTGCAGCACGTCCTCGTCATGTACGCCGGCGCTGTCGCCGTGCCGCTTATCGTCGGCGCCGCGCTCAAGCTGCCGAAAGACCAGATCGCGTTCCTGATCAGCGCCGATCTGTTTTCGTGCGGCATCGCCACGCTGATCCAGACGCTCGGCCTGTGGATCTTCGGGATCCGCCTGCCCGTCATCATGGGCTGCACGTTCGCGGCAGTCGGCCCGATGATCGCGATCGGCACCAACCCCGGCCTCGGCATCCTCGACATCTTCGGCTCGACCATCGCGGCCGGCATCATCGGCATCGTGCTCGCGCCGATGATCGGCAAGCTGTTGCGGTTCTTCCCGCCGGTGGTGGTCGGCACGGTGATCGCCGTGATCGGGCTGTCGCTGATGGAAGTCGGCATCAACTGGGCGGCCGGCGGCGTCGGCAATCCCGAATACGGCAGCCCGGTCTATCTCGGCCTGTCGCTGCTCGTGCTCACGCTGATCCTGCTGATCAACAAGTACGGCCGCGGCTTCGTCGCGAACATCTCGGTGCTGCTCGGCATCGTCGCCGGCTTCGCGATCGCCTTCGCGATCGGCCGCGTGAATACCGACGGCGTCGCGCACGCACCGTGGGTCGGCTTCGTGATGCCGTTCCACTTCGGCCTGCCGCACTTCGACCCGCTGTCGATCGTGACGATGGTCACGGTGATGTTCGTCACGTTCATCGAATCGACCGGCATGTTCCTCGCGGTCGGCGACATGGTCGATCGCCCGGTCAACCAGGAGCGCCTGGTTCGCGGCCTGCGCGTCGACGGCCTCGGCACGCTGATCGGCGGCATCTTCAACTCGTTCCCGCATACGTCGTTCTCGCAGAACGTCGGCCTGATCGGCGTGACGGGCGTGAAGAGCCGTTTCGTGTGCGCGACCGGCGGCGTGATCCTCGTGCTGCTCGGCCTGTTCCCGAAGATGGCGCAGGTCGTCGCATCGGTGCCGCCGTTCGTGCTCGGCGGTGCCGGCATCGTGATGTTCGGGATGGTGGCGGCGAACGGCATCAAGGTGCTGTCGAAGGTCGACTTCGTGAATAACTCGCACAACCTGTTCATCGTCGCCGTGAGCGTCGGCATGGGCCTCGTGCCGGTCGTGTCGCCGCACTTCTTCTCGAAGCTGCCGCCCGCGCTCGCCCCGATCCTGCACAGCGGCATCCTGCTGGCATCGGCGACGGCCGTGATCCTGAACATCGTGTTCAACGGCGTGAAAGGCGAAAAGGATGCGCGCTGCGAGATTCGGCGCGCGGGACACGACTTCGACGGGCGGCCCGCCGACGTGCATCACTGACACCACCGATCGCCGCGCGCCGGACGACGGCACCAAGCGGTAACGCAAAACGCCACGGCATGCCGTGGCGTTTTGTTTTGCGGGTGCGGGAAGCTGCGCGATGATCATTCGGACAACTGGGCGTTCGGACAGGCGGACAGGCGGACAGGCGGACAGGCGGACAGGCGGACGGTCGAACGGCGGAACGGCGGAACAGGCGGTCACGACACATGAAAGGGTCGCCCGCGGGCGCGGAGCGGGATGCCGGTTGGCCAACCAGGATGGCTGGTCCGGCGCAATAAGCGACGCCGGAATCCTATACGCGCATCGTCACCCCAACCGTCTTCGCGCCGCACGAATCGACCACGCAAAAGAAAACGCCACAGACTTTCGTCAGTGGCGTTTTCGATTCCGCAACCAGCCGGTTCGAAAGGCAAGCGCGATCGAAACCGCGCGTGCCCCTCCTTGCGCTTACCCGTTCGTCGCCGTTGCCGACGCAGGCGCCGGAGCGGCCGCCTTGTCGTAATCGACCGGTGCATCCGGCGCACGCGGCGTTTCGCCTGCGCGCTGGATCCAGCCGCCGCCCAGGGCGCGATACAGGTCGACCAGATTGGTCCAGCGTGCCAGACGTGCGCTGATCAGCGATTGCTGCGCCGAGTACAGGTCCGTCTGCGCGGTCAGCACCGACAGGTAGCTGTCGACACCGTTCTTGTAACGCAGGTCCGACAGGTCGAAGCGACGCTGCTGCGCATGCTCGTTGCGCTCGAGCGCGGCGATCTGCTGGTCGTACGTGCCGCGTGCGGCGAGGCCATCCGACACTTCGCGGAATGCCGACTGGATCGCCTTCTCGTAGTTCGCGATCTCGATGCGCTTCTGCACGTGCGCGAGGTTCAGGTTCGCGATGTTCTGACCGCCTTCGAAGATCGGCATCGTGATCTGCGGCGCGAACGACCATGCGGCCGTGCCGGCCTTGAACAGGCCGCCGAGCGTCGGGCTGCCGGTGCCGAACGCACCCGTCAGCGAGATCTTCGGGAAGAACGCCGCGCGGGCCGCACCGATGTTCGCGTTCGCGGCCAGCAGCGTCTGCTCGGCCTGCATCACGTCGGGGCGACGCGTCAGCAGATCCGACGGCAGGCCAGCGGGCACATCCGTCAGCAGGTTCTGCGCGTCGAGCGGCCTGCCCGCCGGCAGGTCGTCCGGCAGCGGCTCGCCGATCAGCAGCACCAGCGCATTCAACGCCTGCGCGCGTGCACGCGCCTGCGCCTGCTGGTTCGCGAGCGCCGTCTCGACCACCGTCTGCGCCTGACGCAGCTCGAGCTCGGAGCCCGTGCCGTTGTCGAATTGCAGCTTGGTCAGGTCGTACGACGCCTGCGCGGTCTTCAGCGTGTTCTCCGTGACCTTCAACAGATCGTCGGTCGACAGCAGCGTCAGGTACTGGTCAGCCACCTGCGATACCAGCGAGATCTCCGACGCCTGCCGTGCATACGACGTCGACAGGTACTGCGCGAGCGCCTGGTCCTTCAGGCTCTGCACGCGGCCGAACAGGTCGAGCTCCCACGACGCGGACAGGCCGACGTTGTAGGCGCGCGAGATGTACGGCGCACCGGTCTGCGAAAGACCCTGCGGCACGCGCTGGATGCTGCCCGTGCCCGTACCGTCGAGCGTCGGGAACAACCCCGCGCGCGTGATCTGGTACTGCGCACGCGCGGCCTCGATGTTCAGCACTGCCACGCGCAGGTCGCGGTTGTTGTTCAGCGCGATCTCGATCAGCCGCTGCAGGCGCGGGTCGACGAAGAATTCGCGCCAGCCGATGGCGGTCGCAGCTTGCCCGTTCGCGCTGCGCGCGCCGGCCGCACCCGGCTGCGTCGCGTAGACGCCGCCGGCCGGGTACGCCTGCGCGACGGGCGCATCGGGCCGCTTGTAATGCGGCGCCATCGTGCAGCCCGTGGCAAAGAGCGCGACCGCGATTGCAGTCAAAGCGTGTTTTTGCATCATCACTGTCCCTTGTTGCCTTCGTCGCCGTTGCCCGGCTTCTCTTCGTGGTGCGAGTGCTCCTGAGCCAGGCGCAGCGCCTCGTCGACGTCTTCCTTCTCGCCGCTGAAGATCGCACGGATCTTCACGAAGAACATCGGGATCATGAAGATCGCGAGGAACGTCGCCGTGATCATCCCGCCGATCACGCCCGTACCGATCGCGTGCTGGCTGGCCGAACCCGCGCCGTTGCTGATCGCGAGCGGCATC
This region of Burkholderia contaminans genomic DNA includes:
- a CDS encoding nucleobase:cation symporter-2 family protein is translated as MQSNTVHPCDEVLPTGKLVTLGLQHVLVMYAGAVAVPLIVGAALKLPKDQIAFLISADLFSCGIATLIQTLGLWIFGIRLPVIMGCTFAAVGPMIAIGTNPGLGILDIFGSTIAAGIIGIVLAPMIGKLLRFFPPVVVGTVIAVIGLSLMEVGINWAAGGVGNPEYGSPVYLGLSLLVLTLILLINKYGRGFVANISVLLGIVAGFAIAFAIGRVNTDGVAHAPWVGFVMPFHFGLPHFDPLSIVTMVTVMFVTFIESTGMFLAVGDMVDRPVNQERLVRGLRVDGLGTLIGGIFNSFPHTSFSQNVGLIGVTGVKSRFVCATGGVILVLLGLFPKMAQVVASVPPFVLGGAGIVMFGMVAANGIKVLSKVDFVNNSHNLFIVAVSVGMGLVPVVSPHFFSKLPPALAPILHSGILLASATAVILNIVFNGVKGEKDARCEIRRAGHDFDGRPADVHH
- a CDS encoding efflux transporter outer membrane subunit, giving the protein MMQKHALTAIAVALFATGCTMAPHYKRPDAPVAQAYPAGGVYATQPGAAGARSANGQAATAIGWREFFVDPRLQRLIEIALNNNRDLRVAVLNIEAARAQYQITRAGLFPTLDGTGTGSIQRVPQGLSQTGAPYISRAYNVGLSASWELDLFGRVQSLKDQALAQYLSTSYARQASEISLVSQVADQYLTLLSTDDLLKVTENTLKTAQASYDLTKLQFDNGTGSELELRQAQTVVETALANQQAQARARAQALNALVLLIGEPLPDDLPAGRPLDAQNLLTDVPAGLPSDLLTRRPDVMQAEQTLLAANANIGAARAAFFPKISLTGAFGTGSPTLGGLFKAGTAAWSFAPQITMPIFEGGQNIANLNLAHVQKRIEIANYEKAIQSAFREVSDGLAARGTYDQQIAALERNEHAQQRRFDLSDLRYKNGVDSYLSVLTAQTDLYSAQQSLISARLARWTNLVDLYRALGGGWIQRAGETPRAPDAPVDYDKAAAPAPASATATNG
- a CDS encoding metal ABC transporter permease; this translates as MFEYDFMINAFAASGIVAVLAGIVGYFLVLRGQTFAGHALSHVGFTGATGAVLLGISPIWGMVGFTLAAGIGMGALGEKLAGRDVAIGVILSGALGFGLLFLHFYTSFATQVTALLFGNVLAVSHDTLAVLAGIGAVSLAALALIARPLLFASLQPELAEAKGVSLRTVSMLFLAVCALAVAAATQIVGVLLVFTLLVGPAAAAQNVTTRLSTGVLLAALFALFEAWLGIVLAYHTDWPTSFWITALSALVYGASLLRRH
- a CDS encoding S-(hydroxymethyl)glutathione dehydrogenase/class III alcohol dehydrogenase; the protein is MKTKAAIAWKAGAPLTIEEVDLEGPRAGEVLIEVKATGICHTDYYTLSGADPEGIFPAILGHEGAGVVVDVGPGVGTLRKGDHVIPLYTPECRECKFCLSRKTNLCQKIRATQGKGLMPDATSRFSLDGKPLFHYMGTSTFSNYIVVPEIAVAKVREDAPFDKICYIGCGVTTGVGAVVYSAKVEAGANVVVFGLGGIGLNVIQGAKMVGADKIIGVDINPKRVELAKKFGMTHFINPNEVENVVDHIVQLTDGGADYSLECVGNVKLMRQALECTHKGWGQSFIIGVAAAGEEISTRPFQLVTGREWKGSAFGGARGRTDVPKIVDWYMEGKINIDDLITHTLPLERINEGFDLMKAGESIRSVVLY
- a CDS encoding ABC transporter ATP-binding protein: MTATPHALAVDRVTLELGGRTILRDVSFSIEPGEFVGVLGPNGAGKTTLMRAVLGLVPVSSGTLSVGGVPVVRGNASIGYMPQIRSGLANRRMRGYDFVAMAADGHRWGLPHTNAATRRDVDRVLDLVGGPTLARRPLSELSGGERQRLLLAQCLLGNPKLLLLDEPLISLDPNHQRGVVELVRNVQRELGITVLFSAHELNPLLNALDRVLYLGNGVAALGTVDEVITKPVLSRLYGSPIDVMRVNGKIFVMSGDVEIEKHDHEHEDDDGHSHGGGGGHGHHHHGHAHPGHSHDV
- the fghA gene encoding S-formylglutathione hydrolase: MLELVSSHACHGGEQRFYRHDSAAIGLPMKFSVYLPPQAAHGRVPALFYLAGLTCTDETFAIKAGAQQYAAQHGIALVMPDTSPRGAGVPGETDAWDFGVGAGFYVDATEAPWSTHYRMESYVTGELRALVAAELPIDGTRLGIVGHSMGGHGALTLALRHPGLYRSVSAFAPIAAPTRCPWGEKAFSGYLGADREAWKAHDASELVARADAPKFADGILVDQGLADQFLANQLNPDVFEAACAKAGQPLTLRRHPGYDHGYYFISTFIADHLAHHARVLAR
- a CDS encoding xylulokinase, with product MRLLGIDLGTGSVKLVTLDADGVERAVASEPYALSSPQPGWAEIAPHAWWQALVRAAARLPADERAQVAAIGFSGQMHGVVLIDVAGQPVRPALLWPDTRAVREADAADWPAAGSPAAPNPVAPGMAGPLLRWLATHEPEALHAARWAVQPKDWLRIALGGDVAADPSDACATALATPDGEWDLALVDALGLPADRFAPVVPSTARCGTLGAQAAAALGLPAGVPLATGAADTACAALGSGLAAAGDALLTTGSGGQIVVLADALPPARRGLHRYRAAAGGGYYTMAAMQNVGLALEAVRGWLGYAQWADAYDEAFAHAASERLCFLPYLTGERSPWMNPDARGGWLGLGLGDTRGAMMRAAFEGVAFALRAGLDAIRDADRGDPVAMLRLAGGGSVDPRWRQLLADALGASLHAIDCPNAATRGAALLAGVAIGHWREDALHALAPAASPVAAPRDDRSLAARHARFIDLYARTDAWFTTGV